The following are from one region of the Sandaracinus amylolyticus genome:
- a CDS encoding protein kinase domain-containing protein gives MERRAQFDAITRALRLRDLAVPAGGTLRRGTLVVDEPPSGTRTRAPSPLEDDRASLPRLDLAESTDTTATGAEITLGELLGAGGMGAVFVARQRSLRRDVAVKRLRAGSPAGGTDDARHAAALLAEARITGALEHPSIVPVHVLGVDEQGSPLLVMKRIEGATLEQLLRDDAHPAWAELERRHGDRLGAECEILVRVADALHFAHSRGVVHRDVKPANVMVGSFGEVYVVDWGVALQLHEASDEAHEIVGTPAFMAPEMVRADATLVDARTDVYLLGATLHAVLVGTNRHRGDSSAQVLLAAFLSEPFEYDASVPEELAALANACTSVDPADRPESARAFRDALADFLRHRGSLRLAATAESKLEALRIATGGSAALLARPDTFAELVECRFALAQSLAEWPGNQRARRALHTTLTWMVEAELERRSADGAATVARALDPPDPALDARIESLRAKLEEARELEEEGRAERQERELESTSRYRVPITLGIIALCIVTFGLALTREHVSARPVPMDRVVRVDVAMLGIMASTLWVFRRRLLKNRLTKQLASLLLLSLGASTIADQVHASRGETSLEAGALSVMMVGAVFLGAAIGIGGRLWWAAGVCFAAGIVAAIWPATSTLMVGVGCVGCLIALIYDALGARSRVSL, from the coding sequence GTGGAACGTCGCGCGCAGTTCGACGCGATCACCCGGGCGCTGCGCCTCCGCGATCTCGCGGTGCCCGCCGGTGGCACCCTGCGGCGCGGGACGCTCGTCGTCGACGAGCCTCCGAGCGGCACGCGCACCCGCGCACCGAGCCCGCTCGAGGACGATCGAGCGAGCCTCCCGCGCCTCGACCTCGCGGAGTCGACCGACACCACCGCGACCGGCGCGGAGATCACGCTCGGCGAGCTGCTCGGCGCGGGCGGGATGGGCGCGGTGTTCGTCGCGCGGCAGCGTTCGCTGCGGCGCGACGTCGCGGTCAAGCGACTGCGCGCGGGCAGTCCCGCGGGCGGCACCGACGACGCACGACACGCCGCCGCGCTCCTCGCCGAGGCGCGGATCACGGGCGCGCTCGAGCACCCGAGCATCGTCCCGGTGCACGTGCTCGGCGTCGACGAGCAGGGCTCGCCGCTGCTCGTGATGAAGCGCATCGAGGGCGCGACGCTGGAGCAGCTGCTGCGCGACGACGCGCACCCCGCGTGGGCCGAGCTCGAGCGACGCCACGGCGATCGCCTCGGCGCGGAGTGCGAGATCCTCGTGCGCGTCGCGGACGCGCTCCACTTCGCGCACAGCCGCGGCGTCGTGCATCGCGACGTGAAGCCCGCGAACGTGATGGTCGGCAGCTTCGGCGAGGTCTACGTCGTCGACTGGGGCGTCGCGCTGCAGCTCCACGAAGCGAGCGACGAGGCGCACGAGATCGTCGGCACGCCGGCGTTCATGGCGCCCGAGATGGTGCGCGCGGACGCGACGCTCGTGGACGCGCGCACCGACGTCTATCTGCTCGGCGCGACGCTGCACGCGGTGCTCGTCGGCACGAACCGTCATCGCGGCGACTCGAGCGCGCAGGTGCTGCTCGCGGCGTTCCTCTCCGAGCCGTTCGAGTACGACGCGAGCGTCCCCGAGGAGCTCGCCGCGCTCGCGAACGCGTGCACGTCCGTCGATCCCGCGGATCGGCCGGAGAGCGCACGCGCGTTCCGCGATGCGCTCGCCGACTTCCTCCGTCATCGCGGATCGCTCCGCCTCGCCGCGACCGCGGAGTCGAAGCTCGAGGCGCTGCGCATCGCGACCGGAGGCAGCGCCGCGCTGCTCGCGCGTCCCGACACGTTCGCAGAGCTCGTCGAGTGCCGCTTCGCGCTCGCACAGTCGCTCGCCGAGTGGCCCGGCAACCAGCGCGCGCGGCGCGCGCTCCACACGACGCTCACGTGGATGGTCGAGGCCGAGCTCGAGCGGCGGAGCGCCGACGGAGCCGCGACCGTCGCGCGCGCGCTCGACCCGCCGGATCCCGCGCTCGACGCGCGCATCGAGTCGCTGCGCGCGAAGCTCGAGGAGGCGCGCGAGCTCGAGGAGGAAGGCCGCGCCGAGCGCCAGGAGCGCGAGCTCGAGTCGACGTCGCGTTATCGCGTGCCGATCACGCTCGGCATCATCGCGCTCTGCATCGTGACGTTCGGGCTGGCGCTGACGCGCGAGCACGTGTCGGCGCGTCCGGTGCCGATGGATCGCGTGGTCCGCGTCGACGTCGCGATGCTCGGGATCATGGCGAGCACGCTCTGGGTCTTCCGGCGTCGTCTGCTGAAGAACCGGCTGACGAAGCAGCTCGCGTCGCTGCTGCTGCTCTCGCTCGGCGCCTCGACGATCGCGGATCAGGTCCACGCCTCGCGCGGCGAGACGAGCCTGGAGGCGGGCGCGCTGAGCGTGATGATGGTCGGCGCGGTGTTCCTCGGCGCGGCGATCGGCATCGGAGGGCGCTTGTGGTGGGCCGCGGGCGTGTGCTTCGCCGCGGGCATCGTCGCGGCGATCTGGCCCGCGACGTCGACGCTCATGGTCGGCGTCGGGTGCGTCGGGTGCCTGATCGCGCTGATCTACGACGCGCTCGGCGCGCGCAGCCGCGTCTCGCTCTGA
- a CDS encoding beta-ketoacyl synthase N-terminal-like domain-containing protein has product MKRARFAPIAIVGRACVLPGALSPEALWELVAAGRDAITPAPEDRWGLRKEDVLGPASSASGGQPSGDRAWSDRGGYVRGFEHIFDPSGFGIDAREVKRLDPLFQWVLHTAREALRDAGRLSEGRAKGGGDRTGAILGNLSFPTATMSRYAASVWLEGTPYAPATGAIDPRNRFMSGLPAHLLSRALGVGGPRFALDAACASSLYAIALACDALHEGRADTMLAGAVNCADDLFIHVGFCALQAMSKTGRSRPFHPDADGLVPSEGAAILVLRRLADALRDGERVLGVIRGVGLANDGRGRGLLAPSEDGQIRAMRAAWDVAGLDPSSVEYVECHATGTPVGDATEIRSMTRTFEGARALPIGSLKANLGHLVTVAGAAGLMKVLSAFEHGTKPPTPHLDRTTSALDGTPLRVVRAPEPWTSSGPRRAAISAFGFGGNDAHLIVEEWRGQRIDVEAPGPKPRIAIIGIGARVGDGASRADLASDLATGRSRVRDGAARAEEVVLALEGLRFPPVDLQRSIAQQTMLLAAAREAAAQVPQVRADRAAAIVGMGCDPEVARWGARWRLAEIAKREGWDEPTLRKARDGIAPSLDAATVVGTMPNIPANRVNSQLDVSGASYTVSAEEASGLRALELARRALERGEIDVVYVGAVDASAEPVHRRASDAVLGRAELAGDAAIVVVLMREDDARREGATVLAVIDDASGEALALGDAGTSLAPLFGRAHAAWGLVHVAAGALAIHHGVRPRTSAGAAEAWRERRAEIVIDALEGERSVIHLRAAEGSAPAPIQPVPAPSGPVLRLPAHPAPPRVDVLPVKPRMQRMEPAPSLPPVLNGKEHHEPFTAATKPAPSPAPVLTQAPSTAHAPLAAPAHSPALTQAHAPSHSLAPSHPPAPSPSHSLAPSHPPAPSHSHPPSPAHPPSPAPSSPHAQILARVAEHQRALGAMHRDFLAQQSALHEQFLRTRQNAMFVLLGGAAAAPSVGSQPSGVLPASSNVGSQPSGVLPASSNVGSQPSSVLPASSNVGSQPSSVLPASSDVRSQPSSVLPASSNVVSQPSSVLPASSDVRSQPSSVLPASSDVRSQPSSVVTGAPKVVSPPTSTAARSRALQPDAPRPPTGRSWSRAELEVHAGGRISEIFGELFAQQDEHAVQVRMPMEPMLLADRVVGIEAVPGILGRGMDAVLGKDGKGTVWTETDIRWDSWWLHEGRMPAGILIEAGQADLFLISYMGADFLNKGKRAYRLLGCELTYHRSPPIPGETIRYDIHVDGHANQGDVRLFFFHYDCRVVSPDGSAGEPVLTVRRGQAGFFTRAELDDSAGILWKPEEQEIVKDARVDAPLLPLARTSFEREHLDAYARGDVVSCFGPAFTPTNAHVRTPRIAGGRMLFFDRVDALESSGGPWKRGYLKATRHITPDDWFFPGHFHNDPCMPGTLMFEGCLQALSFYLAAQGVTVERDGWRFEPVTGEPYKMLCRGQVVPESKELVYEVFVEEIHDGPIPTIYADLLCTVDGLGAFHTRRMGLRLVPDWPISEHPRLVSGDALPPAPGHEPLALPQADPSKPVARASNGPSEGFPFDYASLLACAWGKPSTAFGKIYERFDGVRKVARLPGPPYHFMSRVVDVKGPMGEAKSGAEVTVDYDVPRDAWYFHENGAASMPMCVLMEAALQPCGWLASYVGCALTSEEDLLFRNLDGKGTLHAEVLPTSGTLRTHAKLKSLSKSGTMIIVAFDVRCTVNDVLVYTLDTVFGFFPKAAFENQAGLPISDAQRALFASGGDTVIDLRARPAHLTTGSAKLATPFLLMLDRVVHWDPKGGAKGLGALRAEKDVDPGEWFFKAHFFQDPVQPGSLGIEAMCQLLQLFMLETKMHEGMKRPRLEPIAVGKVLTWKYRGQVVPTNGVIGCTLEVTEVGRDERGAFAIADASLWVDGKRIYDAKNLGMRIVDDGDAPTTRDDDEEIVDAASIADHCPTWVIPALPAMSMLDRIAAAAKRASGRDVIEVRDMQIQRWITTASGPAKIRARVTPSAQEGVLDAVLEVFRDARDPRLSRFEPAATAKVRVGAYPAAPAPLAPLADARVVPSPYATGQLFHGPAFQRQRELKMGRAGSSARLDASGKTGELHPIVLDAATHGVPHDAMETWDARIPPGRAAYPYRIERAAFFGAAPTGGEVRVEARAAGFDGHARVSLQLVVGERVWCEIDLVEVLLPKGPIGMAPPLARQAFLRDRKHVGGVALAQPIDASTSKLDVRDLAASNWLPGTVERVYAIPSGRDVATEVAIKDHVARSTASHPSRVDVTGETARSAHEPLGPRVVSVSRDETSIVVKDAAPITIDVAPIRAFWREHLFPGKHSGIGAWAGEDLFLTLIERFVRRVHLTDPHAFAKIRGKSALFLANHQVGVESLLFGITMSALNGLSTLTLAKKEHRDTWLGKLIMHAFAYPGVVDPRVIAYFDRSDPASLPTILGELGAMMRSSGKNVVIHVEGTRALSCAQPITKMSGVFVDMAITLGTPIVPVRFVGGLPREPLAERIEMPFGMGRQDYFVGAPIDPIELQAMPYKERTDRVLAAINALGPGHDHEAPFEHDATLERAATERAQRTGAMLPLATITEVLASRASRLGPELASIVTSGQTPSTGHAAKDAWLAELAAQLRGPKG; this is encoded by the coding sequence GTGAAGCGCGCTCGGTTCGCGCCGATCGCGATCGTCGGTCGTGCGTGTGTGCTCCCCGGAGCGCTCTCTCCCGAGGCGCTCTGGGAGCTGGTCGCGGCCGGTCGTGACGCGATCACGCCCGCGCCCGAGGATCGCTGGGGCCTCCGCAAGGAGGACGTGCTCGGGCCGGCGAGCTCTGCCTCGGGAGGACAGCCTAGCGGTGATCGCGCGTGGAGCGATCGCGGCGGCTACGTACGCGGCTTCGAGCACATCTTCGATCCGAGCGGGTTCGGGATCGACGCGCGCGAGGTGAAGCGGCTCGATCCGCTCTTCCAGTGGGTGCTGCACACCGCGCGCGAGGCGCTGCGCGACGCAGGACGGCTGAGCGAAGGGCGCGCGAAGGGCGGCGGCGATCGCACCGGCGCGATCCTCGGCAACCTCTCGTTCCCGACCGCGACGATGAGCCGCTACGCGGCGAGCGTGTGGCTCGAGGGCACGCCCTACGCGCCCGCGACCGGCGCGATCGATCCGCGCAACCGCTTCATGTCGGGCCTGCCCGCGCATCTGCTCTCGCGCGCGCTTGGCGTCGGCGGTCCGCGCTTCGCGCTCGATGCCGCGTGCGCGTCCTCGCTCTATGCGATCGCGCTCGCGTGCGACGCGCTCCACGAGGGCCGCGCCGACACGATGCTCGCGGGCGCGGTGAACTGCGCCGACGATCTCTTCATCCACGTCGGGTTCTGCGCGCTCCAGGCGATGAGCAAGACGGGCCGCAGCCGCCCGTTCCATCCCGACGCGGACGGCCTCGTGCCCAGCGAGGGCGCGGCGATCCTCGTGCTGCGCCGCCTCGCCGACGCGCTGCGCGACGGCGAGCGCGTGCTCGGTGTCATCCGCGGCGTGGGCCTCGCGAACGATGGTCGCGGCCGCGGCCTGCTCGCGCCGAGCGAAGACGGACAGATCCGCGCGATGCGCGCGGCGTGGGACGTCGCGGGGCTCGATCCCTCGAGCGTCGAGTACGTCGAGTGCCACGCGACCGGCACGCCGGTCGGCGACGCGACCGAGATCCGCAGCATGACGCGCACCTTCGAAGGGGCGCGCGCGCTGCCGATCGGATCGCTCAAGGCGAACCTCGGGCACCTCGTCACCGTCGCGGGCGCGGCGGGCCTGATGAAGGTGCTCTCGGCGTTCGAGCACGGCACCAAGCCGCCGACGCCGCACCTCGATCGCACGACCAGCGCGCTCGACGGAACGCCGCTGCGCGTGGTGCGCGCGCCCGAGCCGTGGACCTCGAGCGGCCCGCGTCGCGCGGCGATCAGCGCGTTCGGGTTCGGCGGCAACGACGCCCACCTGATCGTCGAGGAGTGGCGCGGCCAGCGCATCGACGTGGAAGCGCCGGGGCCCAAGCCGCGCATCGCGATCATCGGCATCGGTGCGCGCGTCGGCGACGGTGCCTCGCGCGCGGACCTCGCGAGCGATCTCGCGACCGGACGCTCGCGTGTCCGTGATGGCGCAGCGCGCGCCGAAGAGGTCGTGCTCGCGCTCGAAGGGCTGCGCTTCCCGCCGGTCGATCTGCAGCGCTCGATCGCGCAGCAGACGATGTTGCTCGCGGCGGCGCGCGAGGCCGCGGCGCAGGTCCCGCAGGTCCGCGCGGATCGCGCGGCGGCGATCGTCGGCATGGGCTGCGATCCCGAGGTCGCGCGCTGGGGCGCGCGGTGGCGCCTCGCGGAGATCGCGAAGCGCGAGGGCTGGGACGAGCCGACGCTGCGCAAGGCGCGTGACGGCATCGCGCCCTCGCTCGATGCGGCGACGGTCGTCGGCACGATGCCGAACATCCCCGCGAACCGGGTGAACTCGCAGCTCGACGTGTCGGGCGCGAGCTACACGGTGAGCGCCGAGGAAGCGTCGGGCCTGCGCGCGCTCGAGCTCGCGCGTCGAGCGCTGGAGCGCGGCGAGATCGACGTCGTGTACGTCGGCGCGGTCGATGCGAGCGCGGAGCCGGTGCATCGGCGCGCGAGCGACGCGGTGCTGGGGCGCGCCGAGCTCGCGGGCGACGCGGCGATCGTCGTCGTGCTGATGCGCGAGGACGACGCGCGCCGCGAGGGCGCGACGGTGCTCGCGGTGATCGATGACGCATCGGGCGAGGCGCTCGCGCTCGGCGACGCAGGCACGTCGCTGGCGCCGCTCTTCGGCCGCGCGCACGCGGCGTGGGGCCTCGTGCACGTCGCCGCGGGCGCGCTCGCGATCCACCACGGCGTGCGTCCGAGGACGAGCGCCGGTGCCGCAGAAGCGTGGCGAGAGCGCCGCGCGGAGATCGTGATCGACGCGCTCGAGGGCGAGCGCTCGGTGATCCACTTGCGCGCCGCCGAGGGCAGCGCGCCTGCCCCGATCCAGCCGGTTCCCGCGCCCAGCGGCCCGGTGCTGCGCCTGCCCGCGCATCCCGCGCCCCCGCGCGTCGACGTCCTCCCGGTGAAGCCTCGTATGCAGCGAATGGAGCCCGCCCCCAGCCTCCCGCCGGTCCTCAACGGCAAGGAGCACCACGAGCCGTTCACCGCCGCGACGAAGCCCGCGCCGTCGCCCGCGCCCGTGCTCACGCAGGCGCCGTCGACCGCGCACGCGCCGCTCGCGGCGCCGGCTCATTCGCCCGCGCTCACGCAGGCGCACGCGCCGTCGCACTCGCTCGCGCCGTCGCACCCGCCCGCGCCGTCGCCCTCGCACTCGCTCGCGCCGTCGCACCCGCCCGCGCCGTCGCACTCGCACCCGCCGTCGCCCGCGCACCCGCCGTCGCCCGCGCCGTCCTCGCCGCACGCGCAGATCCTCGCGCGCGTCGCGGAGCACCAGCGCGCGCTCGGCGCGATGCACCGCGACTTCCTCGCGCAGCAGAGCGCGCTGCACGAGCAGTTCCTCCGCACGCGACAGAACGCGATGTTCGTCCTGCTCGGCGGCGCCGCTGCGGCGCCGAGTGTCGGGTCGCAGCCTTCGGGTGTCCTCCCGGCGAGCTCGAATGTCGGGTCGCAGCCTTCGGGTGTCCTCCCGGCGAGCTCGAATGTCGGGTCGCAGCCTTCGAGTGTCCTCCCGGCGAGCTCGAATGTCGGGTCGCAGCCTTCGAGTGTCCTCCCGGCGAGCTCGGATGTCCGGTCGCAGCCTTCGAGTGTCCTCCCGGCGAGCTCGAATGTCGTGTCGCAGCCTTCGAGTGTCCTCCCGGCGAGCTCGGATGTCCGGTCGCAGCCTTCGAGTGTCCTCCCGGCGAGCTCGGATGTCCGGTCGCAGCCTTCGAGTGTCGTCACGGGCGCTCCGAAGGTCGTGTCTCCGCCGACTTCGACCGCGGCCCGGTCGCGCGCGCTCCAGCCCGATGCGCCGCGTCCTCCGACCGGTCGCAGCTGGTCGCGCGCGGAGCTCGAGGTCCACGCCGGTGGTCGCATCTCCGAGATCTTCGGCGAGCTCTTCGCGCAGCAGGACGAGCACGCCGTGCAGGTCCGCATGCCGATGGAGCCGATGCTCCTCGCCGATCGTGTCGTCGGCATCGAGGCCGTTCCCGGGATCCTCGGCCGCGGCATGGACGCCGTGCTCGGCAAGGACGGCAAGGGCACCGTCTGGACCGAGACCGACATCCGCTGGGACTCGTGGTGGCTCCACGAGGGCCGCATGCCCGCCGGCATCCTCATCGAGGCGGGTCAGGCCGATCTCTTCCTCATCTCGTACATGGGCGCCGACTTCCTCAACAAAGGAAAGCGCGCCTATCGACTGCTCGGCTGCGAGCTCACCTACCACCGCAGCCCGCCCATCCCCGGCGAGACGATCCGCTACGACATCCACGTCGACGGCCACGCCAACCAGGGCGACGTCCGCCTCTTCTTCTTCCACTACGACTGCCGCGTCGTGAGCCCCGACGGCAGCGCCGGCGAGCCCGTGCTCACCGTGCGCCGCGGCCAGGCCGGCTTCTTCACGCGCGCCGAGCTCGACGACTCCGCGGGCATCCTCTGGAAGCCCGAGGAGCAGGAGATCGTGAAGGACGCGCGCGTCGACGCGCCGCTCCTGCCGCTCGCGCGCACCTCGTTCGAGCGCGAGCACCTCGACGCCTACGCGCGCGGCGACGTCGTGTCGTGCTTCGGCCCCGCGTTCACGCCGACCAACGCGCACGTGCGCACCCCGCGCATCGCCGGCGGTCGCATGCTCTTCTTCGATCGCGTCGACGCGCTCGAGTCGAGCGGCGGACCGTGGAAGCGCGGCTACCTCAAGGCCACGCGTCACATCACGCCCGACGACTGGTTCTTCCCCGGGCACTTCCACAACGACCCGTGCATGCCGGGCACGCTGATGTTCGAGGGCTGCCTCCAGGCGCTCTCGTTCTATCTCGCGGCGCAGGGCGTGACGGTCGAGCGCGACGGCTGGCGCTTCGAGCCGGTCACCGGCGAGCCCTACAAGATGCTCTGCCGCGGCCAGGTCGTGCCGGAGTCGAAGGAGCTCGTCTACGAGGTCTTCGTCGAGGAGATCCACGACGGACCGATCCCGACGATCTACGCGGACCTGCTCTGCACCGTCGATGGCCTCGGCGCGTTCCACACGCGCCGCATGGGCCTGCGCCTGGTGCCCGACTGGCCGATCTCGGAGCACCCGCGCCTCGTCTCGGGCGACGCGCTGCCGCCTGCGCCGGGCCACGAGCCGCTCGCGCTGCCGCAGGCCGATCCCAGCAAGCCGGTCGCGCGCGCGTCGAACGGTCCGAGCGAGGGCTTCCCGTTCGACTACGCGTCGCTGCTCGCGTGCGCGTGGGGCAAGCCCAGCACCGCGTTCGGCAAGATCTACGAGCGCTTCGACGGCGTGCGGAAGGTCGCGCGCCTGCCCGGTCCGCCCTACCACTTCATGTCGCGCGTCGTCGACGTGAAGGGCCCGATGGGCGAGGCCAAGTCGGGCGCGGAAGTGACCGTCGACTACGACGTGCCGCGCGACGCCTGGTACTTCCACGAGAACGGCGCGGCGAGCATGCCGATGTGCGTGCTCATGGAGGCCGCGCTCCAGCCCTGCGGTTGGCTCGCGAGCTACGTCGGCTGCGCGCTCACGAGCGAAGAGGACCTCCTCTTCCGCAACCTCGACGGCAAGGGCACGTTGCACGCGGAGGTGCTGCCCACGAGCGGCACGCTGCGCACCCACGCGAAGCTCAAGTCGCTCAGCAAGAGCGGCACGATGATCATCGTCGCGTTCGACGTGCGCTGCACCGTGAACGACGTGCTCGTCTACACGCTCGACACCGTGTTCGGGTTCTTCCCGAAGGCGGCGTTCGAGAACCAGGCGGGCCTTCCGATCAGCGACGCGCAGCGCGCGCTCTTCGCGAGCGGCGGCGACACCGTGATCGATCTTCGCGCGCGTCCCGCGCACCTCACGACCGGCAGCGCGAAGCTCGCGACGCCCTTCCTCCTGATGCTCGACCGCGTCGTGCACTGGGACCCGAAGGGCGGCGCGAAGGGCCTCGGCGCGCTGCGCGCCGAGAAGGACGTCGATCCCGGCGAGTGGTTCTTCAAGGCGCACTTCTTCCAGGATCCGGTCCAGCCCGGATCGCTCGGCATCGAGGCGATGTGCCAGCTGCTCCAGCTCTTCATGCTGGAGACGAAGATGCACGAGGGCATGAAGCGCCCGCGCCTCGAGCCGATCGCGGTCGGCAAGGTGCTGACGTGGAAGTACCGCGGGCAGGTCGTGCCGACGAACGGCGTGATCGGCTGCACGCTCGAGGTGACCGAGGTCGGTCGCGACGAGCGCGGCGCGTTCGCGATCGCCGACGCGTCGCTGTGGGTCGACGGCAAGCGCATCTACGACGCGAAGAACCTCGGCATGCGCATCGTCGACGACGGTGACGCGCCGACGACGCGTGACGACGACGAAGAGATCGTCGACGCGGCGTCGATCGCCGATCACTGCCCCACGTGGGTCATTCCCGCGCTGCCCGCGATGTCGATGCTCGATCGCATCGCCGCCGCGGCGAAGCGCGCGAGCGGTCGCGACGTGATCGAAGTGCGCGACATGCAGATCCAGCGATGGATCACCACCGCGAGCGGCCCCGCGAAGATCCGCGCGCGGGTGACCCCCAGCGCGCAGGAAGGCGTGCTCGACGCGGTGCTCGAGGTGTTCCGCGACGCGCGCGATCCGCGCCTCTCGCGCTTCGAGCCCGCCGCCACCGCGAAGGTGCGCGTGGGCGCGTATCCCGCGGCGCCCGCGCCGCTCGCGCCGCTCGCCGATGCGCGCGTGGTGCCCTCGCCGTACGCGACGGGCCAGCTCTTCCACGGCCCCGCGTTCCAGCGCCAGCGCGAGCTGAAGATGGGCCGCGCGGGATCGAGCGCGCGCCTCGACGCGAGCGGCAAGACCGGCGAGCTGCACCCGATCGTGCTCGACGCGGCGACCCACGGCGTGCCGCACGATGCGATGGAGACGTGGGACGCGCGCATCCCGCCGGGGCGCGCCGCGTACCCGTATCGCATCGAGCGCGCGGCGTTCTTCGGCGCGGCTCCGACCGGCGGCGAAGTGCGCGTGGAGGCGCGCGCCGCGGGCTTCGACGGTCACGCGCGCGTGTCGCTGCAGCTGGTCGTCGGCGAGCGCGTGTGGTGCGAGATCGATCTCGTCGAGGTGCTGCTCCCGAAGGGCCCGATCGGCATGGCCCCGCCGCTCGCGCGTCAGGCGTTCCTGCGCGATCGGAAGCACGTGGGCGGCGTCGCGCTCGCCCAGCCGATCGACGCGTCGACGTCGAAGCTCGACGTGCGCGATCTCGCCGCGAGCAACTGGCTGCCCGGCACCGTGGAGCGCGTCTACGCGATCCCGAGCGGTCGCGACGTCGCGACCGAGGTCGCGATCAAGGATCACGTCGCGCGCAGCACCGCGTCGCATCCGTCGCGCGTCGACGTCACGGGCGAGACAGCACGCTCGGCGCACGAGCCGCTCGGGCCGCGCGTGGTGAGCGTGTCGCGCGACGAGACCTCGATCGTGGTGAAGGACGCGGCGCCGATCACGATCGACGTCGCGCCGATCCGCGCGTTCTGGCGCGAGCACCTCTTCCCCGGAAAACACAGTGGGATCGGCGCGTGGGCGGGCGAGGACCTCTTCCTCACGCTGATCGAGCGCTTCGTGCGCCGCGTGCACCTCACCGATCCCCATGCGTTCGCGAAGATCCGCGGCAAGAGCGCGCTCTTCCTCGCGAACCACCAGGTCGGTGTCGAGTCGCTGCTCTTCGGGATCACGATGTCGGCGCTCAACGGGCTGAGCACGCTGACGCTCGCGAAGAAAGAGCACCGCGACACCTGGCTCGGCAAGCTGATCATGCACGCGTTCGCGTACCCGGGCGTCGTCGACCCGCGCGTGATCGCGTACTTCGATCGCAGCGATCCCGCGTCGCTCCCGACGATCCTCGGGGAGCTCGGCGCGATGATGCGGTCGTCGGGCAAGAACGTGGTCATCCACGTCGAGGGCACGCGCGCGCTCTCGTGCGCGCAGCCGATCACGAAGATGAGCGGCGTGTTCGTCGACATGGCGATCACGCTGGGCACGCCGATCGTGCCGGTGCGCTTCGTGGGGGGCCTGCCGCGCGAGCCGCTCGCCGAGCGCATCGAGATGCCGTTCGGGATGGGCCGCCAGGACTACTTCGTGGGCGCGCCGATCGATCCGATCGAGCTCCAGGCGATGCCGTACAAGGAGCGCACCGATCGTGTGCTCGCGGCGATCAACGCGCTCGGTCCGGGCCACGATCACGAGGCGCCCTTCGAGCACGACGCGACGCTCGAGCGTGCGGCGACCGAGCGCGCGCAGCGGACCGGCGCGATGCTCCCGCTCGCGACGATCACCGAGGTGCTCGCTTCGCGCGCGTCGCGCCTCGGGCCCGAGCTCGCGTCGATCGTCACCAGCGGGCAGACGCCGTCGACGGGTCATGCGGCGAAGGACGCGTGGCTCGCCGAGCTCGCGGCGCAGCTCCGCGGCCCGAAGGGGTAG